A single window of Colletes latitarsis isolate SP2378_abdomen chromosome 11, iyColLati1, whole genome shotgun sequence DNA harbors:
- the LOC143347656 gene encoding uncharacterized protein LOC143347656 isoform X5 yields MCSYVALNSRDLETHQRVHHLKRRFFRCAKCSYVTHVRARYTKHVKYHSMPMIKCDACDFRTPYKWNLDRHTRNHGGVGAFQCCVCNFTADIRQSLTVHETNHHEPPVGQTNHKSNAPFERKPRNSPKRYNQVGASDFRETLHISGSTTLSLSPGDSFISDQSMNSIDDKRTAIANAECIALKCEEKGCQFITAWDSEMQRHLAECHAPLTPNKSRKPLPMLIPLSPSKCSSTTSGPSTTLLKVPRVRVRPELAQIARDTELAKLYGNKEASNLKKDANNAADLFEKKNASFFDKLKEKLTTSASINNGVAEVAVSTTNDLKCWCTFKASSMEELACHKQTHHTALSVSVGTTRCPKCRRRCKSSTDLQAHMQCCRSTSNDTSIDSSLEKLSNCSELRVTSYRGEYAFPAQTDWDVNLSGLNSSGSSVEGASTHPSGRRVFKCPHCPFWASTASRFHVHIVGHLNRKPFECSLCAYRSNWRWDITKHIKLKAAKDPVHMTARVLMTDETGRRNYSKYNKYLAQVEQQSWDEQNMEERSVEESISDEPPTKLLIMNNDEYLQAPELTSTPVSTVSTNEESNNANSINIGLRPPPPLKAAARNRGQSVLKNNLISTPGQCGSASTSITEESKRTMWKCKRCNFRHSNRDTVSLHVKSHNESEQRHGEEKNPFGCGDCPFSAPDATTLSMHRVHHRPNLEAIFKCYLCPYYVSTKVELLDHVRLHGEELAVVHQQNMDYNYTSAKYKPQHASNMDNNINRMKQEKNVEQVIHITTQNNVTCIANTSKNSNTPPPLLLDTRALPEAPLVWVTRPDGTLAKMLKCRHCPFVSSRRAEVRDHESMHLDSPNHGPVIACTDCSFTCTRRDVMVTHTDMHSGSLGTVHCLVDDTRPDSQQLSDLVTLLGFTHPPVLGSEPDLRDSRLVHCCSKCPARFLCEKELRIHLRYHSTELAYSCQWCSYAARQPAHLLAHQKAHSTEYQERTKYLLSLYGHSQRYSPPTTACVEAGGQDSTNSAAAAIAWIVVEVSENSSNSFNNNVNQRTGNQVFTCAKCPARYFKLDALEYHMTLHGSNNRFRCTECDYSSKTAQNLVKHQVVHRRQNEASELTSNLSPPPDPQFGIFMRGNPNFVYPGYLRNGRLKEKRYKCHKCPSAFEKREQYRVHLTLHGAKQRYRCDTCDYSVKYYANYIQHLKKHQANAEAQASRRQFEDDTITIDSDNFSDNIGSVSRSGKTLKSSNNAVTICVNGASMLNYGGVQASNQDKQSLLLLQKKGMLLSPSDEVETLRCQSCPFSTCDKDALDSHKRRHGIERMTPSCPHCDYIPRKDENIGEHIRLHFTRLYKPESYLIIELLTLTMRKIATNGKEEKQKAAELLFKECADGRFFPLSDTNSFGGTSTVNNCKEKVIVDPNTGETKHLAV; encoded by the exons ATGTGTTCGTATGTTGCACTAAATTCAAGGGACCTTGAAACTCATCAAAGAGTGCATCATTTAAAAAGAAGATTCTTTCGATGTGCTAAATGTTCTTATGTAACACATGTACGTGCTCGTTATACAAAACATGTAAAATATCATTCTATGCCAATGATCAAGTGTGATGCCTGTGATTTTCGTACACCATACAAG TGGAATTTGGACAGACATACCCGAAATCATGGAGGAGTTGGTGCTTTTCAGTGTTGTGTTTGCAATTTCACAGCTGATATCAGGCAGAGTTTAACAGTGCACGAGACCAATCATCATGAGCCACCTGTTGGTCAAACAAACCACAAGTCCAATGCACCTTTCGAACGCAAACCAAGAAATAGTCCCAAGCGTTATAATCAG gTGGGTGCAAGTGACTTTCGGGAAACATTACATATATCTGGGAGTACAACACTATCTCTCAGTCCTGGAGATTCGTTCATTTCCGATCAGTCAATGAATTCCATAGATGATAAACGAACTGCAATAGCTAATGCAGAGTGCATAGCGCTAAAATGCGAAGAGAAAGGTTGCCAATTTATTACTGCATGGGATTCTGAAATGCAACGACACTTAGCAGAATGTCATGCTCCGCTTACACCTAATAAATCTAGAAAACCACTGCCAATGTTGATACCTCTGAGTCCTAGTAAATGTAGCAGTACTACCAGTGGACCTTCCACTACACTATTAAAAGTTCCACGAGTGAGAGTAAGACCAGAACTCGCACAAATAGCCAGAGATACGGAATTGGCGAAGTTGTATGGGAATAAAGAA GCCAGCAACTTAAAGAAGGATGCAAATAATGCAGCAGatttgtttgaaaaaaaaaatgcgtCCTTCTTTGATAAGTTAAAGGAAAAGCTTACAACATCGGCGTCAATTAATAACGGAGTAGCGGAGGTAGCTGTAAGTACtacgaacgatttgaaatgctgGTGTACTTTTAAAGCTAGTAGCATGGAGGAGCTGGCTTGTCACAAACAAACACACCACACTGCTCTCAGTGTATCTGTGGGTACAACGCGTTGCCCTAAGTGCAGAAGACGTTGCAAAAGTTCGACTGATCTACAAGCGCATATGCAGTGTTGTCGCTCGACAAGCAACGATACGTCCATAGACAGTAGCTTAGAAAAATTATCGAATTGTTCAGAACTACGTGTGACCTCGTATCGCGGTGAATATGCATTCCCTGCGCAAACGGATTGGGACGTTAATCTCAGTGGACTGAATTCTTCTGGATCATCG GTTGAAGGCGCCTCGACACATCCAAGCGGCCGACGGGTATTCAAATGCCCGCATTGTCCATTTTGGGCATCCACCGCAAGTCGCTTTCACGTTCATATTGTCGGTCATTTAAATCGGAAGCCATTCGAGTGTTCCCTGTGCGCGTATCGCTCTAACTGGCGGTGGGACATCACAAAACATATTAAACTTAAAGCAGCTAAAGATCCAGTTCATATGACTGCCAGGGTACTTATGACGGATGAAACAGGTCGACGGAATTATTCCAAGTATAACAAGTATCTTGCACAG GTTGAGCAACAGTCATGGGACGAACAAAACATGGAAGAACGTAGCGTGGAAGAATCTATTTCCGACGAGCCACCGACTAAGCTGTTAATAATGAACAATGATGAGTATTTACAAGCACCAGAGCTTACGTCTACTCCCGTTTCAACTGTGTCCACGAACGAAGAGAGTAATAACgctaatagtattaatattggtCTGAGACCACCGCCTCCGCTTAAAGCTGCCGCTAGAAATCGAGGACAATCTGtgctaaaaaataatttgatttCCACGCCTGGACAATGCGGATCTGCTTCTACTTCGATTACGGAAGAAAGCAAACGCACTATGTGGAAGTGCAAGCGTTGCAACTTTAGACATTCAAATAGGGATACTGTATCGTTGCACGTGAAATCTCACAATGAATCGGAACAACGCCACGGGGAAGAAAAA AATCCGTTTGGCTGTGGCGACTGTCCATTTTCTGCGCCCGATGCTACAACTTTGTCAATGCACAGAGTTCATCATCGTCCGAACTTGGAAGCCATTTTCAAATGCTACCTCTGTCCATACTATGTTAGCACGAAAGT AGAGTTATTGGATCACGTTAGACTTCATGGCGAAGAACTTGCTGTTGTTCATCAACAAAATATGGACTATAATTACACATCTGCTAAATATAAACCGCAACACGCTTCGAATATGGATAACA ATATTAATCGAATGAAACAAGAGAAGAATGTGGAACAGGTGATTCATATAACTACGCAGAACAATGTGACTTGTATAGCCAATACTTCAAAGAATTCCAATACACCGCCACCGCTGCTTTTAGATACCCGAGCACTGCCAGAGGCCCCATTAGTTTGGGTGACTCGCCCGGACGGTACGCTCGCGAAAATGCTGAAATGTCGTCATTGCCCCTTCGTCTCTTCGCGACGTGCCGAAGTTAGAGATCATGAAAGTATGCATCTCGATTCCCCTAATCATGGACCTGTGATCGCTTGCACCGATTGTAGTTTCACCTGTACGCGAAGAGATGTGATGGTTACTCATACGGACATGCATTCCGGGTCGTTGGGTACTGTTCACTGTCTAGTAGACGATACGAGACCAGATTCGCAACAATTGAGCGATTTAGTTACGCTTCTCGGATTCACGCATCCTCCTGTGTTAGGTTCAGAGCCTGATCTGCGCGATTCGAGACTGGTACACTGCTGTAGTAAATGTCCGGCACGATTTCTATGCGAGAAAGAGTTGAGGATCCATTTACGATACCATTCCACGGAATTAGCTTATTCTTGTCAATGGTGTTCGTATGCTGCCCGCCAACCGGCCCATCTATTAGCCCACCAAAAAGCACACTCTACGGAGTATCAAGAGCGTACCAAGTATTTATTATCTCTGTATGGCCATTCGCAACGATATTCACCTCCAACCACGGCTTGCGTCGAAGCAGGCGGTCAAGATTCGACCAACTCGGCGGCGGCCGCAATTGCGTGGATCGTGGTGGAAGTTTCTGAAAACTCGAGCAACAGCTTCAATAACAATGTGAATCAACGAACCGGTAATCAAGTGTTCACCTGTGCGAAATGCCCGGCTCGTTACTTTAAGCTGGATGCTCTGGAGTACCATATGACATTGCACGGATCGAACAACAGATTCAGATGCACCGAGTGTGATTATTCGTCCAAAACGGCACAGAATCTGGTGAAGCATCAGGTCGTTCATCGACGGCAGAACGAAGCGAGTGAATTGACCTCAAATCTGTCGCCGCCTCCTGATCCACAGTTTGGAATTTTTATGCGTGGAAACCCCAATTTCGTGTATCCTGGTTATTTAAGGAACGGTCGGTTGAAAGAAAAACGGTACAAGTGTCATAAATGTCCCTCTGCATTCGAGAAACGAGAACAGTACAGGGTTCATTTGACATTGCATGGCGCGAAACAGAGATACCGTTGCGACACTTGCGATTATTCCGTTAAGTACTATGCTAATTACATTCAACATTTGAAGAAACATCAGGCGAACGCGGAAGCACAAGCCTCGCGCAGACAATTCGAGGACGATACGATTACTATCGACAGTGACAACTTTTCCGACAATATAGGTTCTGTGTCTCGTTCGGGCAAGACTCTAAAGTCGTCGAATAACGCGGTGACGATATGCGTAAACGGGGCATCGATGTTGAATTATGGCGGGGTTCAAGCCTCGAATCAAGATAAACAATCTTTGTTATTGCTACAGAAAAAGGGAATGCTTCTGTCGCCTAGCGACGAGGTGGAAACTTTACGCTGCCAAAGTTGTCCGTTCTCCACGTGCGACAAAGACGCGTTAGATTCCCATAAACGTCGACACGGCATCGAGAGAATGACACCGTCCTGTCCACACTGCGATTATATACCGCGGAAAGATGAGAATATCGGAGAACATATCAGGCTACATTTCACGAGACTCTATAAACCGGAATCCTATCTCATCATAGAACTTTTGACATTAACAATGAGAAAAATAGCGACGAACGGCAAGGAAGAAAAACAAAAGGCTGCGGAATTACTATTTAAAGAATGCGCGGATGGAAGATTCTTTCCGCTTTCCGATACGAATTCCTTCGGTGGTACGTCTACCGTGAATAATTGCAAGGAAAAAGTTATAGTGGATCCTAACACAGGAGAGACGAAACATTTGGCCGTTTAA
- the LOC143347656 gene encoding uncharacterized protein LOC143347656 isoform X4, translating into MSGRLPRLRALRPRPQQLKTELRKEGNLKEDRQGVAMREHESHNNIEKTSYNDKNDGSAKNNLKGDHDGLLDGSGPSQSYECKTCKPSKSLSSLKAYLDHLKKEHKQKGKFVRDAGNRCSMCSYVALNSRDLETHQRVHHLKRRFFRCAKCSYVTHVRARYTKHVKYHSMPMIKCDACDFRTPYKWNLDRHTRNHGGVGAFQCCVCNFTADIRQSLTVHETNHHEPPVGQTNHKSNAPFERKPRNSPKRYNQVGASDFRETLHISGSTTLSLSPGDSFISDQSMNSIDDKRTAIANAECIALKCEEKGCQFITAWDSEMQRHLAECHAPLTPNKSRKPLPMLIPLSPSKCSSTTSGPSTTLLKVPRVRVRPELAQIARDTELAKLYGNKEASNLKKDANNAADLFEKKNASFFDKLKEKLTTSASINNGVAEVAVEGASTHPSGRRVFKCPHCPFWASTASRFHVHIVGHLNRKPFECSLCAYRSNWRWDITKHIKLKAAKDPVHMTARVLMTDETGRRNYSKYNKYLAQVEQQSWDEQNMEERSVEESISDEPPTKLLIMNNDEYLQAPELTSTPVSTVSTNEESNNANSINIGLRPPPPLKAAARNRGQSVLKNNLISTPGQCGSASTSITEESKRTMWKCKRCNFRHSNRDTVSLHVKSHNESEQRHGEEKNPFGCGDCPFSAPDATTLSMHRVHHRPNLEAIFKCYLCPYYVSTKVELLDHVRLHGEELAVVHQQNMDYNYTSAKYKPQHASNMDNNINRMKQEKNVEQVIHITTQNNVTCIANTSKNSNTPPPLLLDTRALPEAPLVWVTRPDGTLAKMLKCRHCPFVSSRRAEVRDHESMHLDSPNHGPVIACTDCSFTCTRRDVMVTHTDMHSGSLGTVHCLVDDTRPDSQQLSDLVTLLGFTHPPVLGSEPDLRDSRLVHCCSKCPARFLCEKELRIHLRYHSTELAYSCQWCSYAARQPAHLLAHQKAHSTEYQERTKYLLSLYGHSQRYSPPTTACVEAGGQDSTNSAAAAIAWIVVEVSENSSNSFNNNVNQRTGNQVFTCAKCPARYFKLDALEYHMTLHGSNNRFRCTECDYSSKTAQNLVKHQVVHRRQNEASELTSNLSPPPDPQFGIFMRGNPNFVYPGYLRNGRLKEKRYKCHKCPSAFEKREQYRVHLTLHGAKQRYRCDTCDYSVKYYANYIQHLKKHQANAEAQASRRQFEDDTITIDSDNFSDNIGSVSRSGKTLKSSNNAVTICVNGASMLNYGGVQASNQDKQSLLLLQKKGMLLSPSDEVETLRCQSCPFSTCDKDALDSHKRRHGIERMTPSCPHCDYIPRKDENIGEHIRLHFTRLYKPESYLIIELLTLTMRKIATNGKEEKQKAAELLFKECADGRFFPLSDTNSFGGTSTVNNCKEKVIVDPNTGETKHLAV; encoded by the exons ATGTCAGGAAGATTGCCTCGTCTGCGTGCACTTCGTCCACGACCTCAACAGCTCAAGACTGAGCTACGTAAGGAAGGTAACCTTAAAGAGGACCGACAAGGAGTTGCGATGAGAGAGCACGAGTCACACAATAATATCGAGAAGACCTCGTACAATGACAAAAATGATGGATCCGCGAAGAACAACTTGAAGGGCGATCACGATGGCCTCCTCGACGGTTCGGGACCTTCTCAAAGTTACGAGTGTAAAACATGCAAACCATCAAAGTCATTATCAAGTCTTAAGGCGTACCTCGATCATCTGAAAAAGGAGCACAAACAAAAG GGAAAATTTGTACGCGATGCTGGCAATCGATGTTCAATGTGTTCGTATGTTGCACTAAATTCAAGGGACCTTGAAACTCATCAAAGAGTGCATCATTTAAAAAGAAGATTCTTTCGATGTGCTAAATGTTCTTATGTAACACATGTACGTGCTCGTTATACAAAACATGTAAAATATCATTCTATGCCAATGATCAAGTGTGATGCCTGTGATTTTCGTACACCATACAAG TGGAATTTGGACAGACATACCCGAAATCATGGAGGAGTTGGTGCTTTTCAGTGTTGTGTTTGCAATTTCACAGCTGATATCAGGCAGAGTTTAACAGTGCACGAGACCAATCATCATGAGCCACCTGTTGGTCAAACAAACCACAAGTCCAATGCACCTTTCGAACGCAAACCAAGAAATAGTCCCAAGCGTTATAATCAG gTGGGTGCAAGTGACTTTCGGGAAACATTACATATATCTGGGAGTACAACACTATCTCTCAGTCCTGGAGATTCGTTCATTTCCGATCAGTCAATGAATTCCATAGATGATAAACGAACTGCAATAGCTAATGCAGAGTGCATAGCGCTAAAATGCGAAGAGAAAGGTTGCCAATTTATTACTGCATGGGATTCTGAAATGCAACGACACTTAGCAGAATGTCATGCTCCGCTTACACCTAATAAATCTAGAAAACCACTGCCAATGTTGATACCTCTGAGTCCTAGTAAATGTAGCAGTACTACCAGTGGACCTTCCACTACACTATTAAAAGTTCCACGAGTGAGAGTAAGACCAGAACTCGCACAAATAGCCAGAGATACGGAATTGGCGAAGTTGTATGGGAATAAAGAA GCCAGCAACTTAAAGAAGGATGCAAATAATGCAGCAGatttgtttgaaaaaaaaaatgcgtCCTTCTTTGATAAGTTAAAGGAAAAGCTTACAACATCGGCGTCAATTAATAACGGAGTAGCGGAGGTAGCT GTTGAAGGCGCCTCGACACATCCAAGCGGCCGACGGGTATTCAAATGCCCGCATTGTCCATTTTGGGCATCCACCGCAAGTCGCTTTCACGTTCATATTGTCGGTCATTTAAATCGGAAGCCATTCGAGTGTTCCCTGTGCGCGTATCGCTCTAACTGGCGGTGGGACATCACAAAACATATTAAACTTAAAGCAGCTAAAGATCCAGTTCATATGACTGCCAGGGTACTTATGACGGATGAAACAGGTCGACGGAATTATTCCAAGTATAACAAGTATCTTGCACAG GTTGAGCAACAGTCATGGGACGAACAAAACATGGAAGAACGTAGCGTGGAAGAATCTATTTCCGACGAGCCACCGACTAAGCTGTTAATAATGAACAATGATGAGTATTTACAAGCACCAGAGCTTACGTCTACTCCCGTTTCAACTGTGTCCACGAACGAAGAGAGTAATAACgctaatagtattaatattggtCTGAGACCACCGCCTCCGCTTAAAGCTGCCGCTAGAAATCGAGGACAATCTGtgctaaaaaataatttgatttCCACGCCTGGACAATGCGGATCTGCTTCTACTTCGATTACGGAAGAAAGCAAACGCACTATGTGGAAGTGCAAGCGTTGCAACTTTAGACATTCAAATAGGGATACTGTATCGTTGCACGTGAAATCTCACAATGAATCGGAACAACGCCACGGGGAAGAAAAA AATCCGTTTGGCTGTGGCGACTGTCCATTTTCTGCGCCCGATGCTACAACTTTGTCAATGCACAGAGTTCATCATCGTCCGAACTTGGAAGCCATTTTCAAATGCTACCTCTGTCCATACTATGTTAGCACGAAAGT AGAGTTATTGGATCACGTTAGACTTCATGGCGAAGAACTTGCTGTTGTTCATCAACAAAATATGGACTATAATTACACATCTGCTAAATATAAACCGCAACACGCTTCGAATATGGATAACA ATATTAATCGAATGAAACAAGAGAAGAATGTGGAACAGGTGATTCATATAACTACGCAGAACAATGTGACTTGTATAGCCAATACTTCAAAGAATTCCAATACACCGCCACCGCTGCTTTTAGATACCCGAGCACTGCCAGAGGCCCCATTAGTTTGGGTGACTCGCCCGGACGGTACGCTCGCGAAAATGCTGAAATGTCGTCATTGCCCCTTCGTCTCTTCGCGACGTGCCGAAGTTAGAGATCATGAAAGTATGCATCTCGATTCCCCTAATCATGGACCTGTGATCGCTTGCACCGATTGTAGTTTCACCTGTACGCGAAGAGATGTGATGGTTACTCATACGGACATGCATTCCGGGTCGTTGGGTACTGTTCACTGTCTAGTAGACGATACGAGACCAGATTCGCAACAATTGAGCGATTTAGTTACGCTTCTCGGATTCACGCATCCTCCTGTGTTAGGTTCAGAGCCTGATCTGCGCGATTCGAGACTGGTACACTGCTGTAGTAAATGTCCGGCACGATTTCTATGCGAGAAAGAGTTGAGGATCCATTTACGATACCATTCCACGGAATTAGCTTATTCTTGTCAATGGTGTTCGTATGCTGCCCGCCAACCGGCCCATCTATTAGCCCACCAAAAAGCACACTCTACGGAGTATCAAGAGCGTACCAAGTATTTATTATCTCTGTATGGCCATTCGCAACGATATTCACCTCCAACCACGGCTTGCGTCGAAGCAGGCGGTCAAGATTCGACCAACTCGGCGGCGGCCGCAATTGCGTGGATCGTGGTGGAAGTTTCTGAAAACTCGAGCAACAGCTTCAATAACAATGTGAATCAACGAACCGGTAATCAAGTGTTCACCTGTGCGAAATGCCCGGCTCGTTACTTTAAGCTGGATGCTCTGGAGTACCATATGACATTGCACGGATCGAACAACAGATTCAGATGCACCGAGTGTGATTATTCGTCCAAAACGGCACAGAATCTGGTGAAGCATCAGGTCGTTCATCGACGGCAGAACGAAGCGAGTGAATTGACCTCAAATCTGTCGCCGCCTCCTGATCCACAGTTTGGAATTTTTATGCGTGGAAACCCCAATTTCGTGTATCCTGGTTATTTAAGGAACGGTCGGTTGAAAGAAAAACGGTACAAGTGTCATAAATGTCCCTCTGCATTCGAGAAACGAGAACAGTACAGGGTTCATTTGACATTGCATGGCGCGAAACAGAGATACCGTTGCGACACTTGCGATTATTCCGTTAAGTACTATGCTAATTACATTCAACATTTGAAGAAACATCAGGCGAACGCGGAAGCACAAGCCTCGCGCAGACAATTCGAGGACGATACGATTACTATCGACAGTGACAACTTTTCCGACAATATAGGTTCTGTGTCTCGTTCGGGCAAGACTCTAAAGTCGTCGAATAACGCGGTGACGATATGCGTAAACGGGGCATCGATGTTGAATTATGGCGGGGTTCAAGCCTCGAATCAAGATAAACAATCTTTGTTATTGCTACAGAAAAAGGGAATGCTTCTGTCGCCTAGCGACGAGGTGGAAACTTTACGCTGCCAAAGTTGTCCGTTCTCCACGTGCGACAAAGACGCGTTAGATTCCCATAAACGTCGACACGGCATCGAGAGAATGACACCGTCCTGTCCACACTGCGATTATATACCGCGGAAAGATGAGAATATCGGAGAACATATCAGGCTACATTTCACGAGACTCTATAAACCGGAATCCTATCTCATCATAGAACTTTTGACATTAACAATGAGAAAAATAGCGACGAACGGCAAGGAAGAAAAACAAAAGGCTGCGGAATTACTATTTAAAGAATGCGCGGATGGAAGATTCTTTCCGCTTTCCGATACGAATTCCTTCGGTGGTACGTCTACCGTGAATAATTGCAAGGAAAAAGTTATAGTGGATCCTAACACAGGAGAGACGAAACATTTGGCCGTTTAA